Sequence from the Penicillium oxalicum strain HP7-1 chromosome IV, whole genome shotgun sequence genome:
TTGACGAAGAAGTCGTTGGTCAACTGACCGGGGCGCTGGGTGAAGACTCCCAGGTTAGAGCGATCGTAGTTACCGTTGAGCACGCGCAGACCGCCGACCAAGACGGTCATCTCGGGAGCGGTCAGAGTCAGGAGCTGGGCACGGTCGACGAGCATTTGCTCACTGCGAACGCGGATGGAGGACTTGCCGTAGTTACGGAAGCCATCCGCAACGGGCTCGAGGAAGCTGAAGGACTCGGCGTCGGTCTGCTCCTCCGAAGCGTCCATGCGGCCGGGAGTGAAGGGGACGGGGATACCGGCCGCCTTCTCAAGAGCCGCGCAACCGGCCAGAACAATCAGATCGGCGAGCGACACACGCTTGTTACCCGTCTGAGAGCTGTTGAACTTGCGCTGGATCTCCTCGAGGGCGTTGAGAACCTCCCGCAGCTGGGCCGGGTTGTTGACCTTCCAGTTGTTCTGGGGGGCCAGACGAATACGAGCGCCGTTAGCACCTCCGCGCTTGTCACCGCCACGGAAAGTCGAGGCAGATGCCCAGGCGACGGAGATGAACTTGGTGGGTTCCACGCCCGAGCTGAGAATGTGTCGCTTCAGCTCGGCAGCGTCTTCGGTGTCGATCAGAGGGTGGTTGACCGCGGGGATCGGGTCTTCCCACAGAAGATTCTCCTTGGGGACCTCGGGACCCAGCCAGCGCGCACGAGGGCCCATATCACGGTGGAGCAGCTTGAACCACGCCCGGGCGAAAGCATCGGCAAACTCATCCGGGTTCGCCAAAAAGTGGCGCGAGATCTTCTCATAAGCGGGGTCGTAACGCAGAGACAAGTCGGTCGTGAGCATCGTAGGCTTGTGCTTCTTGTTGGGGTCGAAGGCGTCGGGGATGATCTCGTCGTTTGTCTTGGCGACCCATTGGTTGGCACCAGCGGGCGACTTGGTGAGCTCCCACTCGTACTTGAAGAGGTACTCCAAGTACTGCATGCTCCACTTGGTGGGGGTGTGAGTCCAGGTGACCTCGAGGCCGGAGGTGATGGTGTGAGGGCCCTTGCCGGTGCCGTGAGAGTTGGTCCAGCCCAAGCCCTGCTGCTCGATGCCGGCGGCTTCAGGCTCCTTGCCCACATTGTCGGCCGGAGCGGCACCGTGGGTCTTACCGAAGGTGTGGCCACCAGCAATCAGGGCGACGGTCTCGTAGTCATTCATGGCCATCCGGCCAAAGGTCACACGAATATCGTGCGCGGCCGCGACGGGGTCCGGGTTGCCGTCGGGGCCCTCCGGGTTGACGTAAATGAGTCCCATCACGGTGGCGCCCAGAGGGTCTTCGGGGTCGCGAGTGGACAGGTTGCTCTGCTTGGAGGACTCGGCGTCACTCTCGGGCTTGTAGCGGGCGTCGTTGGTGAACCATTCAACCTCACTACCCCAGTAGACAGACTCATCGGCCTCCCACACATCGGGGCGGCCACCGGCGAAGCCAAAGGTCTTGAAGCCCATGGACTCCAGGGCCACGTTACCGGCGAGCAAGAACAGGTCGGCCCAGGACAGCTTGTCGCCATACTTTTGCTTGACGGGCCACAACAGGCGGCGGGCCTTATCGAGGGAAACGTTATCGGGCCAGCTGTTCAAGGGGGCAAATCGCTGCTGACCCTGACCACCGCCACCTCGGCCGTCGAAGACACGATAAGTGCCGGCACTGTGCCACGCCATGCGAATGAACAGACCACCATAGTGGCCAAAGTCGGCCGGCCACCAGTCCTGAGAGTCAGTCATCAGGTTTGTGAGGTCCTTCTTGACGGCATAGTAGTCGAGGCTCTTGAAGGCAGTGGCATAGTCAAATTCCTTGGACATGGGATTTGTGGCGTTGGTGTGTTGACGCAGAATGTTGAGCTTCAGGTTATCGGGCCACCAGTCACCGTTGCGAGTGCCATGGCCAGCCACATTGGCGGGCTTGTGAACGGGACATTCACCCATTTTTGGCTTGGATTGATCGTAGAAGGGAAACTTTAAGGTTTTGAAGGTagcagcaggaggaggaggaagaggaagagtaGTAGCGAAGTGATATAGGcagggagagaaagggaaaagaggtGGATTACTTGAGAGAAGAAAAGTTGCTTGTTGAGATGATGGGATGGGGTGTCCCCGCACTTTATGAACTGCGCAGGAAGTCCAGCAACCAAATCACGGGTCTTGGAGCGAATGACGGGAACCGCATTAGAGAGCCGTCGCACTACCGGGGGCAGACTACGTCGACTCTCGACCTGATGATCTTACGAGAGCGAGAGCCGGACTGGTCCATTCGGTCATTGGGGTACAGCTACCTCAGCAACCCAGCGTTCTGTCCCACCCAGCGTTGTACGGgaaccttttcttcccctctctctccaattCTCGGCCGCCAACCCTCGGGAAATGCGTTCACCCCACCATCTCAGGGAGGAATGATGGATCATGTCTGGTGTCGTCTTTGTCAGCCTGGGGGTTCTCGGCCACGGGCGATTGCCTCCGTCTGAGGCCTACGATTGGATGTGATCACCACTGCCGAACCGTGGAGAGCGGGGGGAGGAAACACAGAACGGGATAGAGATGAGATTATTCATGGCTCCGGAGCTGGACCGTGTGATCCGGCTCGATGAGACTACGTCTATTGAACTGTTCTGACATGAAGTCGCCACTGATTTCAATCCTCCAGTGGACTGCATTTGTCGAGGTCTGGAATCTGGGAGTTCTGTAAGCCATCTATTTGTAGTCCCAAAGACGGGACCTGAGTTCGTATGTACGAATCgactttgggggggggactcAGTAGTAATGCAGAATTCCGTCTGTTTTTCGCGGTGCGGGGAGCGGCGCTTGAGATGGGCAACGGCGATCCCCGTCGCGCCGGTACTTGCCAGCTACCGTCGACTCTTGACGACTTGCACGATCGTAGTGTATTCTCTCTTTGAAGTACGAGAATTGCATCCTCACTGTTCTCAGCGACCAAATATAGCAAGACATAGGAGGTCTGTTTACCAACGTGATGCAATGAAGCGATCGGAGAGGACCTCGAGAACTATCGATGCCCCCTCATCCAGTCTGAGCGGTGGACCTCGGAAGTGGCCAGAGGAGCTGAGAGTTCTCCAACCCCCCCTGCGGTACCGCAGTCAAAGGTACCACCACCGTCCAACTTGGTCTTcgttctttttgtttttttttgctcgACCACGGTTCCAATGGTCGGCGTACAAATCATCAGAGATCTCGCTCTCCATGGTCAATGATAATGTATATAAAATTATTCTCTTTTGCCCAATTGTTCCAAACAATCCGATGACAGTTCACGGTCACCACATGGCACCCTGAATTCAGAGCATTTGGCCATCTCTAGCGTAGCCACAAGCTGtgcatcctcatcatcaatgACTGTCCTTGCAGATCGACTTGACACCACGTAGGGGCTGAGAACGGGTCCACGATGGGACTCCCGATATGGCGGACATGACATAGCGGCTCGCTCTCAATCATGAAATGATAGAATGAAACACATCGGCCACCCGGTCTGCGATTCTGTCAGGCTGTAAACCTGGTGGGTGTGGCCATGCACCGCGGTAACCGTTGCGGCGAAGGCGGGCAGAAGCTTGGCCAATGACGTCACCACCAGACGCCATCCCAACATTATTGTCTCGGCCGCTCTGAAGATCGGTGTGATTTTGGTTTTACTGTTCCAGCAGGTGCTGACATGCTATGCCAATTGGGAGTCCACAAACATGCCAGTCACCCATCGAAGATCCTGATCGACCATTCACCCAGCAGGTGGACAGGTGGACAGGTGACCAATCGTCATGTTATCTGTATGTGGGGAGCCATTGGGAGTCGTACATATCGTGGATGCCTGACATGGACAAGGCCCTCcgtctcgtctcgtctcgtATAGAGTCTATGAACCATTGAGGTATGCAGATCCGAGCATCGTGAGAGCTGCATGGAACCAGTGGGTGGGGCCAGAAAaacttcttcctcttcttcttcttcttcttctcctcctccactctcACGGATTGGCTTCTAAGCCTGGGAACGAGTCCAGGCTGGAGATTCGTAGAGACTTGATTATCTACCTCATGCTGTAATCTTACCTAATTCACAGTGTTCCAGAACTTCCGATCACTCATCCGCCGGGCACCAGCAATGGAGACCGTCTGGACCAGTCTCGCGTTACACATCACTTGGTCCTGCGGGCCTCTTTTAGTCAGGAAAGGGTCCGATTTGAGGAGCTTATCAATAGAGAAAAAATACCAAAAGATCTTGTCAATCTACATCGTACAACTCTTGGGTCTCCGATCTGCGAGTTGCCCAGTTCAGGAAAACAAAAGGTCGTTTTCAAGGTGTAAGGCGAGGCAGACTCGATGCAAGGCGTAAGGATCGGGTGAAAATGTCTTCGCCCAGTCGAGCCAGATGGGCAATTCTCGGTTCACGACACGCGTCTAGGTTCGTCGTCGGGCACCTGATGAGTAACACCTGCAAGCTTCCAGGTACTAGAAGTAATCCGCTCTACCTTGGGTGGTCAACTTTCATGATCTGCACAAATCCAATCTCGAAATACCAAACTTGATTCTGATGTCCTCGCCGAGTGTCTGCCAAGCTCATGCTTGTGCAAACCCGTCCTGATGAGCAGTGACATTCTCTGGTCTCCTTTGCAACCAATGTCTCACTGTGTTTTATCTCAGTTCTTGAATGCTATCAAATAACGCCGAAGGCCATGAGTTTTAATACTTTGCAGAATTTTTTTCAACAATATTCCATTCAAAGTTTGATCATTGTTGTGATCATTGAATGATCCTGGGAGGCCCTTGACCTTCCGACTTAGCCTTCAAGGCAAAGTTGTGATCACTTCCAAGGGGACACGGAGGGGACATGGAAGTGTCTAGGCTGGTTGCTCTTTGGGCTTTTCGATTTTCTCAACACTCAAGTTCTCCCTTTGTAATCTTTCAATTGCCAGCAGCTGCTTCAATACCCGGTATCCTCTAGGACCCTCCAAGCTCGATTCAATTTCGGCTTCTAGAGACGCCGTGGTACAATCCAGTACTCCATCGTATTCTGATAGTTCTCTTTGCTACTGGCATGGCTATCTACCTCGTAGTGATTCCGTGTGCAGCGG
This genomic interval carries:
- a CDS encoding Catalase-peroxidase, translating into MGECPVHKPANVAGHGTRNGDWWPDNLKLNILRQHTNATNPMSKEFDYATAFKSLDYYAVKKDLTNLMTDSQDWWPADFGHYGGLFIRMAWHSAGTYRVFDGRGGGGQGQQRFAPLNSWPDNVSLDKARRLLWPVKQKYGDKLSWADLFLLAGNVALESMGFKTFGFAGGRPDVWEADESVYWGSEVEWFTNDARYKPESDAESSKQSNLSTRDPEDPLGATVMGLIYVNPEGPDGNPDPVAAAHDIRVTFGRMAMNDYETVALIAGGHTFGKTHGAAPADNVGKEPEAAGIEQQGLGWTNSHGTGKGPHTITSGLEVTWTHTPTKWSMQYLEYLFKYEWELTKSPAGANQWVAKTNDEIIPDAFDPNKKHKPTMLTTDLSLRYDPAYEKISRHFLANPDEFADAFARAWFKLLHRDMGPRARWLGPEVPKENLLWEDPIPAVNHPLIDTEDAAELKRHILSSGVEPTKFISVAWASASTFRGGDKRGGANGARIRLAPQNNWKVNNPAQLREVLNALEEIQRKFNSSQTGNKRVSLADLIVLAGCAALEKAAGIPVPFTPGRMDASEEQTDAESFSFLEPVADGFRNYGKSSIRVRSEQMLVDRAQLLTLTAPEMTVLVGGLRVLNGNYDRSNLGVFTQRPGQLTNDFFVNLLDMNTVWKPTDSNNDKFEGVDRKTGAKKWDATRVDLIFGHHAELRALSEVYGSHDGQSKFVRDFVAAWDKVMNLDRYDVVYSGNQGRARL